AAAAAACGTGCTTCAGTGCTAAACGTCTTTAAAAACAACGCAAGGGAAATTCATAAATGATACTTCTGATAGATAACTACGACAGCTTCGTATTTAACGTCGAGCAATACATCAAAGAGCTAACCGACGAAGAGGTCATAAGCGTACGAAATGACAAGATCACGCTTGAAGAGATTCGCAGGCTAAATCCAAGCAAGATCGTGCTAAGTCCCGGGCCAAAACATCCAAAAGATAGCGGAGTTTGCCTTGAAATTTTAAAAAGCGATTTAAATGTGCCGATTTTAGGAATTTGCCTTGGACATCAGGCGATCGGGCTAGTTGGCGGCGCGGTCATAAAGCGCCTTGAAAAGCCATTTCACGGCAAGACTTCATTCATCGATGCGCTTGAGGAAAGCCCGCTTTTTGAGGGGCTACCTAGCAAATTTGAGGTTATGCGATATCACTCGCTTTATGTGGATGAGCTGCCTGCGAATTTAAAAGCCCTTGCGGTAAGCGAAGATGGCGTCATAATGGCGCTTTGCGATGTGAACCGACCTATTTTTGGCATACAGTTTCACCCTGAAAGCTACTTCACGCAATACGGTAAAAAGATAATCGAAAATTTCCTAAACTTTAAAAGCGAAGCCAAAATACAAGAGAGCGAACCTGCGAATTTCAAGAGGTTTTTAATCAAGCTTCAAGATAACGTCGGGCTTGACGATAGGGATTTTGAGCAAATTTGCGCGCTGATAGCTTCAAAGGATTACGAGATAACGCAGCTTGCAGCGCTTTTGGTGCTAATTAGCGAAAAGAGTCTTTATCCAAAGAGTCTTGCAAGCCTCGTTAAAAACATCTTAAAATACTCCCAAACCTACCGCGACGCTTCGCCGATGATAGATCTGTGCGGAACGGGTGGCGATGGGCTTAAGACGATAAATATCTCAACTGCGGTTTCGTTTATCCTTGCAAGCCTTGGCGTTAAAGTCGCAAAGCACGGCAACAAGGCGATTTCAAGCAGATCGGGCAGCTCGGATGTGCTTGAAGGCATAAATTTAACCATGTCAAATTCACTAAGCACTCTAAGAGAGCTGCTTGATGAGAAAAATTTAGCCTTTTTCCATGCGCCGTTTTTTCATCCGCTAGTTGCCGAGGTCAAAGAAGTGCGAGCACGCCTTGGCATAAGGACGGTGTTTAACGTGCTTGGGCCTATGCTAAATCCAAATTTAAGCCTTAAGAACCAACTTGTAGGCGTATATCACAAGCCTGTTTTGAAGCTTTATGCGCAGACTTTAAAGCTACTTGGGCGCGAGCATGCGCTGGTGGTACGCGGTGAGGACGGTCTTGATGAGATAAGTTTATGCGATGAGACAAAGATAATCGAGCTTAAAAACGGCGAAATTTACGAATACTCCGTAACTCCGGAGCAGTTTGGCTTTAAACGAGCATTTCACAGCGAGATAGAGGGCGGAACTCCCGAAGAAAACGCACAAACTTTGGTTAAAATTTTAAAAGGCAAGGAAAGAGGAGCGAAATTTGATATAGTCGTGCTAAACGCGATGTTTGCGCTTTATACGGCAAATTTTGTCGCAAACCCGATGGACGCAAAGGACGTTATAGTCAAGGCGATTGATAGCGGGCAAGTTTATAAATACTTTAAAGATTATATCGGGGCAAAATCATGAAAACAGAGCTTAAAATTTGCGGTATCAAAAGCGAGTCCGAGGCTAAAAGCGTGCTTGAACTCGGAGTAAAATTTATCGGCGTAATCCTTGCAAAAAGCCCAAGGCAAGTAGATATCAAAACCACTCGGCAGATAGCGAATTTAGTCCATAAATTCGGTGCGAAATGCGTAGGCGTCTTTGTGGGTGCAAGTGAGTGCGCTTTGTCATCACGAGGCGAGCAGAGCAGCTGCGAGATAATGGAAATTTGCGAGTTTGCAGGGCTTGACATAGCTCAAATTTACGGAGAGATAAGCCAAAATTTGTACGCAAATTTAAAAGATCTTGGAGTTAGCGTCTGGAAAGTTTTAAGCGTAAAAGATGAGCTTGTCAGCACAAACGAACCGCACGATCTAGTTCTTTATGACTACAAAGGCGAAAATTTA
This Campylobacter sp. RM16192 DNA region includes the following protein-coding sequences:
- the trpD gene encoding anthranilate phosphoribosyltransferase, producing MILLIDNYDSFVFNVEQYIKELTDEEVISVRNDKITLEEIRRLNPSKIVLSPGPKHPKDSGVCLEILKSDLNVPILGICLGHQAIGLVGGAVIKRLEKPFHGKTSFIDALEESPLFEGLPSKFEVMRYHSLYVDELPANLKALAVSEDGVIMALCDVNRPIFGIQFHPESYFTQYGKKIIENFLNFKSEAKIQESEPANFKRFLIKLQDNVGLDDRDFEQICALIASKDYEITQLAALLVLISEKSLYPKSLASLVKNILKYSQTYRDASPMIDLCGTGGDGLKTINISTAVSFILASLGVKVAKHGNKAISSRSGSSDVLEGINLTMSNSLSTLRELLDEKNLAFFHAPFFHPLVAEVKEVRARLGIRTVFNVLGPMLNPNLSLKNQLVGVYHKPVLKLYAQTLKLLGREHALVVRGEDGLDEISLCDETKIIELKNGEIYEYSVTPEQFGFKRAFHSEIEGGTPEENAQTLVKILKGKERGAKFDIVVLNAMFALYTANFVANPMDAKDVIVKAIDSGQVYKYFKDYIGAKS
- a CDS encoding phosphoribosylanthranilate isomerase, whose product is MKTELKICGIKSESEAKSVLELGVKFIGVILAKSPRQVDIKTTRQIANLVHKFGAKCVGVFVGASECALSSRGEQSSCEIMEICEFAGLDIAQIYGEISQNLYANLKDLGVSVWKVLSVKDELVSTNEPHDLVLYDYKGENLGGNGVSFNWQILKDLKPFSFALAGGIDETNAFEALKFKPKILDINSRVEDENMIKIPSKIKEILDIVNKEKGNEH